In a single window of the Terrirubrum flagellatum genome:
- a CDS encoding site-specific tyrosine recombinase XerD, which translates to MTRAGERASIAAPDRRLIARFLAMLSAERGAAANTIAAYERDLADYAEFLADSGLSIASVTADGVRRYLDRLAAMKLKPSSSARRLSAIRQLHRFLYSEQMRADDPSAAIESPKQGRRLPKTMATDDVVRLLSRAAEDAQAPDITPGERLRRLRLSCLLELLYATGLRVSELVSLPASVLHAQEPLIVVRGKGGRERMVPLNEAARKALAAYRAQLDELHLGGGKWLFPADSAAGFLPRQIFARDLKTLAGAAGLRADKISPHVLRHAFASHLLQNGADLRVVQELLGHADISTTQIYTHILDERMKAMVRDLHPLNQPDEPK; encoded by the coding sequence ATGACGCGGGCCGGCGAGCGCGCCTCGATCGCCGCGCCGGACCGGCGACTGATCGCGCGATTCCTCGCCATGCTCTCGGCGGAGCGTGGCGCTGCGGCGAACACGATCGCCGCCTACGAGCGTGACCTCGCGGACTACGCCGAGTTCCTGGCCGACAGCGGCCTGTCGATCGCCTCGGTGACGGCGGATGGCGTCAGGCGCTATCTCGATCGCCTCGCAGCGATGAAGCTGAAGCCGTCGTCTTCAGCGCGGCGATTGTCTGCCATCCGCCAGCTTCACCGCTTCCTCTACAGCGAGCAGATGCGCGCCGATGATCCCTCGGCTGCGATCGAATCGCCGAAGCAGGGACGGCGGCTGCCGAAGACCATGGCGACCGACGATGTCGTAAGACTCCTGTCGCGCGCCGCCGAGGATGCGCAGGCGCCCGACATCACGCCGGGTGAGCGATTGCGCAGGCTGCGTCTCTCCTGCCTGCTGGAGCTGCTTTACGCCACCGGCCTGCGCGTCTCCGAACTCGTGTCGCTGCCGGCCTCAGTGCTGCATGCGCAGGAGCCGTTGATCGTGGTGCGCGGCAAGGGTGGCCGCGAGCGCATGGTTCCGCTCAATGAAGCGGCGCGGAAGGCGCTCGCCGCCTATCGCGCGCAACTCGACGAGCTTCATCTTGGCGGCGGCAAATGGTTGTTCCCGGCCGACAGCGCTGCCGGCTTTCTGCCGCGCCAGATATTCGCGCGCGATCTCAAGACGCTTGCTGGCGCCGCCGGATTGCGCGCCGACAAGATAAGTCCGCACGTTTTGCGCCATGCCTTCGCAAGCCATCTTCTCCAGAACGGCGCCGATTTGCGCGTGGTGCAGGAACTTCTGGGGCACGCGGATATTTCAACCACACAGATCTACACGCACATCCTGGATGAGCGCATGAAAGCCATGGTGCGCGACCTGCACCCGCTCAACCAGCCCGACGAGCCCAAATAG
- the aroB gene encoding 3-dehydroquinate synthase, translating to MNKPVSPPPLIVPVALGDRSYDILVGRGALGELTTRWPQLKPGRRAAIVTDANLDRLHRPAVEKLLKDQGVAVTTIVVEAGEGSKSYATLERVCDDIIAARIERNDLVVALGGGVVGDLAGFAAAIARRGLRFVQIPTSLLAQVDSSVGGKTGINSPHGKNLIGAFHQPVLVIADTALVDTLPDREKRAGYAEIVKYGLIDDRAFFKWLETNAAGVFSGGPERDHAVAVSCRAKAAIVARDERETGDRALLNLGHTFAHALERATHYDGARLVHGEAVAIGLALAFRFSVKLGFAGGQDAVRVEKHLQAVGLPTRLHDIKGDIGDAASLTEAMYQDKKVADGQLTFILARGVGESFIARGVDGEKARAFLEEELGRR from the coding sequence ATGAACAAACCCGTGTCGCCACCGCCTCTCATCGTGCCTGTCGCGCTCGGCGACCGTTCCTATGACATCCTCGTCGGGCGCGGCGCGCTCGGCGAACTCACAACGCGATGGCCGCAACTGAAGCCAGGCCGGCGCGCCGCGATCGTCACCGACGCGAATCTCGATCGCTTGCATCGGCCGGCGGTCGAGAAGCTGCTGAAGGATCAGGGCGTCGCGGTCACAACGATCGTGGTTGAAGCAGGTGAAGGCTCGAAGAGCTATGCGACGCTGGAGCGCGTCTGCGACGACATCATCGCGGCGCGCATCGAGCGCAACGATCTCGTCGTCGCGCTCGGCGGCGGCGTGGTCGGCGATCTCGCCGGCTTCGCCGCGGCGATCGCGCGGCGCGGGCTTCGCTTCGTACAGATTCCGACAAGCCTTCTCGCGCAGGTTGATTCCTCCGTCGGCGGCAAGACCGGAATCAATTCGCCGCATGGCAAGAATCTCATCGGTGCCTTCCATCAACCTGTTCTTGTCATCGCCGACACCGCGCTCGTCGACACGCTGCCAGATCGCGAAAAGCGCGCCGGCTACGCCGAGATCGTCAAATACGGGTTGATCGACGATCGCGCTTTTTTCAAATGGCTGGAAACAAATGCGGCGGGCGTCTTCTCCGGCGGACCCGAGCGCGATCACGCCGTCGCGGTGAGCTGCCGCGCCAAGGCGGCGATCGTGGCGCGCGACGAGCGCGAAACCGGCGACCGCGCGCTGCTCAATCTCGGCCACACCTTCGCGCACGCGCTGGAGCGCGCCACGCATTATGACGGCGCGCGGCTCGTCCATGGCGAAGCTGTCGCGATCGGTCTTGCGCTCGCCTTTCGATTCTCCGTGAAGCTAGGCTTCGCCGGCGGCCAGGATGCGGTGCGCGTCGAGAAGCATCTGCAGGCGGTCGGCCTGCCGACGCGGCTTCACGACATCAAGGGCGACATCGGCGACGCCGCATCGCTGACGGAGGCGATGTATCAGGACAAGAAGGTCGCCGACGGCCAGCTCACCTTCATCCTTGCGCGCGGCGTCGGCGAGAGCTTCATCGCCCGCGGCGTCGATGGCGAGAAAGCGCGCGCGTTTCTCGAAGAAGAGCTCGGCCGGCGGTGA
- a CDS encoding histidine kinase, with translation MARDHDRSPVEGNALTSLVRFLLIVAILAGLGYAGLVALVYLVEPQQREIVVTVPANRIGK, from the coding sequence ATGGCGCGGGACCATGATCGAAGCCCGGTCGAGGGGAACGCTTTGACGAGTCTGGTGCGATTCCTGCTGATCGTCGCCATCCTGGCGGGGCTGGGCTATGCCGGCCTTGTGGCGCTCGTCTACCTCGTCGAGCCGCAGCAGCGCGAGATCGTGGTGACAGTGCCCGCGAACCGGATCGGCAAATGA
- a CDS encoding glucan ABC transporter ATP-binding protein/ permease, which produces MNMARLYARVLGQLGPEMKLGAALAVANLILAMATFAEPILFGRIVDALIGKSGAAAGEPVTFGKLAPLISIWIGVGLTTIIVGVFVSLHADRLAHRRRLAVMANYFEHALTLPIAFHMQTHSGRVLKVMLDATSGMWGLWLAFFREHCASFVTLFILLPFTLWLNWRMGLLLVGLVILFGSLTVYILRKTERLQTSVERYHSDLAERASDALGNLPVIQSFTQIETEVRGLRTTMATLLDAQIPVLSWWAIATVLTRASATLTVLTIFLLGTYLHLNGQTTIGEIITFTNFATMLIGRLEQVVGFVNYIFMQAPKMAEFFEILDTTPAVRDKPNAITPQRLSGAVTFDDVSFSYDGKRPAVADVTFEAKPGETIALVGSTGSGKSTTLGLLHRAFDPQSGAIRADGVDLRDYSLLGLRRNIGVVFQEPMLFARSIRENLQIGKPEASEAEMNVALERAQATEIMTRQPQGLDTIIGERGRTLSGGERQRLSIARALLKDPPILILDEATSALDAATEKKLQKALEEVMRGRTTFVIAHRLATIRNATRILVFDEGRIIESGSFDELVAKGGRFATLAKAQYLASEPAEAPAPSPLALKIAEG; this is translated from the coding sequence ATGAACATGGCGCGGCTCTACGCCCGCGTGCTCGGCCAGCTCGGACCGGAGATGAAGCTTGGCGCGGCCCTCGCCGTCGCCAATCTTATCCTCGCCATGGCGACCTTCGCCGAGCCGATCCTGTTCGGCCGCATCGTCGACGCGCTCATCGGCAAATCGGGCGCGGCCGCTGGCGAGCCCGTCACGTTCGGGAAGCTTGCACCGCTGATCTCGATCTGGATCGGCGTCGGCCTCACGACGATCATCGTCGGCGTGTTCGTCTCGCTGCATGCGGACCGGCTGGCGCATCGCCGCCGCCTCGCAGTGATGGCGAATTATTTCGAGCATGCGCTGACGCTGCCGATCGCCTTCCATATGCAGACCCATTCCGGCCGCGTGCTGAAGGTGATGCTCGATGCGACAAGCGGCATGTGGGGGCTGTGGCTCGCCTTCTTCCGCGAGCATTGTGCGAGCTTCGTCACGCTGTTCATCCTGCTGCCTTTCACGCTCTGGCTGAACTGGCGCATGGGGCTGCTGCTCGTCGGTCTCGTCATCCTGTTCGGTTCGCTGACGGTCTACATCCTGCGCAAAACCGAGCGGCTGCAGACGAGCGTCGAGCGCTATCACTCCGATCTCGCGGAGCGGGCGTCGGACGCGCTCGGCAATCTGCCCGTGATCCAGAGCTTCACGCAGATCGAGACCGAGGTGCGCGGCCTGCGCACCACCATGGCGACCTTGCTCGACGCGCAGATTCCGGTGCTGTCCTGGTGGGCGATCGCGACCGTGCTGACGCGCGCCTCGGCGACGCTGACCGTGCTGACGATCTTTCTGCTCGGCACCTATCTCCATCTCAACGGCCAGACGACGATCGGCGAAATCATCACCTTCACCAATTTCGCTACCATGCTGATCGGACGGCTCGAACAGGTCGTCGGTTTCGTCAATTACATCTTCATGCAGGCGCCGAAGATGGCCGAGTTCTTCGAGATTCTCGATACGACGCCGGCGGTGCGCGACAAGCCGAACGCCATCACGCCGCAGCGGCTCTCGGGCGCGGTGACGTTCGACGACGTGTCCTTCTCCTATGACGGCAAGCGGCCGGCAGTGGCCGACGTCACGTTCGAGGCGAAGCCCGGCGAGACGATCGCGCTTGTGGGGTCGACGGGTTCGGGCAAGTCGACCACGCTTGGACTGCTCCATCGCGCCTTCGATCCGCAATCGGGCGCGATCCGCGCCGATGGCGTCGACCTGCGTGATTATTCGTTGCTGGGGCTCAGGCGGAATATCGGCGTCGTCTTCCAGGAGCCGATGCTGTTCGCCCGCTCGATCCGCGAGAATCTGCAAATCGGCAAGCCGGAGGCGAGCGAAGCGGAGATGAACGTTGCGCTCGAACGGGCGCAGGCGACGGAAATCATGACGCGTCAGCCGCAGGGGCTCGACACCATCATCGGCGAGCGCGGCCGCACGTTGTCGGGCGGCGAGCGCCAGCGCCTGTCGATCGCGCGCGCTCTCCTGAAGGACCCGCCGATCCTGATCCTTGATGAGGCGACCTCGGCCCTCGACGCGGCGACCGAGAAGAAATTGCAGAAGGCGCTTGAGGAGGTGATGCGCGGCCGCACCACCTTCGTCATCGCGCATCGCCTCGCCACGATCCGCAACGCCACGCGCATCCTCGTCTTCGATGAAGGCCGCATTATCGAATCAGGCTCGTTCGATGAGCTCGTTGCGAAAGGCGGCCGCTTCGCGACGCTCGCCAAGGCGCAATATCTTGCGTCGGAGCCCGCGGAGGCGCCCGCGCCGTCGCCGCTCGCGTTGAAGATCGCCGAGGGGTGA
- the metW gene encoding methionine biosynthesis protein MetW: MSVEAASGATARIDLLLIASMVEPNTRVLDVGCGEGLLLELLRDTKNCDARGVELSRDNVSRAVARGLAVIQGDADADLVDYPDDGFDYVILSQTIQATRNPRQVLEHMLRVGRRAIVSFPNFGHWRIRSHLMFKGRMPMTENLPDSWYDTPNIHFCTIRDFVALCDEIGAVMESAVALNAGGYAAPKAPWWFWNLFGEQAVFVLRRK; encoded by the coding sequence ATGTCGGTCGAAGCCGCTTCCGGCGCCACGGCGCGCATCGATCTCCTGCTCATCGCTTCGATGGTGGAGCCCAACACGCGCGTGCTCGACGTCGGCTGCGGCGAAGGGCTGCTGCTCGAATTGCTGCGCGACACGAAGAACTGCGACGCGCGCGGCGTCGAGCTTTCGCGCGACAATGTCAGCCGCGCCGTGGCGCGCGGGCTTGCGGTCATCCAGGGCGACGCCGATGCCGATCTCGTCGATTACCCCGACGATGGCTTCGACTATGTCATTCTGTCGCAGACGATCCAGGCGACACGCAATCCGCGCCAGGTGCTGGAGCATATGCTGCGCGTCGGCCGGCGCGCCATCGTCTCATTTCCGAATTTCGGCCATTGGCGCATCCGGTCGCATCTCATGTTCAAGGGCCGCATGCCCATGACGGAGAATCTGCCAGACAGCTGGTACGACACGCCCAACATTCATTTCTGCACCATTCGCGATTTCGTCGCGCTCTGCGACGAGATCGGCGCCGTGATGGAGAGCGCGGTCGCGCTCAACGCCGGCGGTTATGCCGCGCCGAAAGCGCCCTGGTGGTTCTGGAATCTGTTCGGCGAACAGGCGGTCTTCGTGCTCAGGCGAAAATAG
- a CDS encoding GNAT family N-acetyltransferase produces the protein MTPDQKSDWSRPRQTARLTLRPPEPGDEAAHFAIFSHPEVTKHKPDPTPATEAESRDMLNRDINHWATHGFGRWAVLFGGEAIGFGGLSLYGVSRAEALNLGYHLHPSRWRGGFATELACHAVSFAFDEIGAQRVIGRVRAWNPGSIPVLERAGLTFREETELHGAPTLLYAIDRPTR, from the coding sequence ATGACGCCAGACCAGAAATCAGATTGGTCGCGCCCGCGACAGACCGCGCGGCTTACGCTTCGCCCGCCTGAGCCCGGCGATGAGGCCGCGCATTTCGCGATCTTCTCGCATCCCGAGGTGACAAAGCACAAACCTGATCCGACGCCAGCGACCGAAGCCGAGAGTCGCGACATGCTCAATCGCGATATCAACCATTGGGCGACGCACGGCTTCGGTCGCTGGGCCGTCCTCTTCGGGGGAGAAGCGATCGGTTTTGGCGGCCTCTCACTTTATGGCGTCAGCAGAGCCGAAGCGCTCAATCTCGGCTATCACCTCCATCCTTCGCGCTGGCGCGGCGGCTTCGCCACTGAACTCGCTTGCCACGCCGTATCGTTCGCCTTCGATGAAATCGGCGCGCAACGCGTCATCGGCCGCGTGCGCGCCTGGAATCCCGGATCGATCCCGGTGCTCGAACGCGCCGGTCTCACATTCCGCGAGGAAACCGAGCTTCATGGCGCGCCGACGCTGCTTTATGCAATTGATAGACCCACGCGCTGA
- a CDS encoding DUF6454 family protein: MDRRSFLVGASAVAASAAVARAADPLLAQRVPLLTRNTVWKQVGAIPVQFPTFHPQGMVKIGEDFYFSSVDIRTPTKRFPQLQNGYDRDTGEGVGYLFKMDKQGKLVSAAQLGEGSIYHPGGIDYDGKYIWVPAAEYRPNSRSIIYRVDPEKMKGEEMFRFGDHIGGLACNTDDKSLHGVSWGSRRFYAWTLDSEGKPANADKTPEQLRVANPALYIDYQDCHYVGGSKMLCSGVNNYRASTEGAVFRLGGVELVDLKTNSPVWQVPIELWSMSGLPMTQNPFWFEPIENGVRAYFMPDDDKSNLFIYEALTS; this comes from the coding sequence ATGGATCGACGCTCTTTCCTCGTGGGCGCCAGCGCGGTCGCCGCTTCCGCCGCCGTTGCGCGCGCCGCCGATCCTCTTCTCGCCCAACGGGTTCCGCTTCTCACGCGCAACACGGTCTGGAAGCAGGTGGGCGCAATCCCGGTGCAATTTCCGACCTTCCATCCGCAGGGCATGGTGAAGATCGGCGAGGATTTCTATTTTTCCTCAGTCGATATTCGCACGCCGACGAAGCGCTTTCCGCAGCTCCAGAACGGCTATGATCGCGATACCGGAGAAGGCGTCGGCTATCTCTTCAAGATGGACAAGCAGGGCAAGCTCGTTTCCGCGGCGCAGCTTGGCGAAGGCTCGATCTATCACCCCGGCGGCATCGACTATGACGGGAAATATATCTGGGTTCCCGCCGCCGAATATCGCCCGAACAGCCGCTCGATCATCTATCGCGTCGACCCTGAGAAGATGAAGGGCGAGGAGATGTTCCGCTTCGGCGATCACATTGGCGGCCTCGCCTGCAATACCGATGACAAATCGCTGCATGGCGTGAGCTGGGGTTCGCGGCGCTTCTACGCCTGGACGCTCGACAGCGAGGGCAAGCCTGCGAACGCCGACAAGACGCCGGAACAACTCCGCGTTGCGAATCCGGCGCTCTATATCGATTATCAGGACTGCCATTATGTCGGCGGCTCGAAGATGCTGTGCTCCGGCGTCAACAATTATCGCGCCTCGACCGAGGGCGCGGTGTTCCGCCTTGGCGGCGTCGAGCTTGTCGATCTCAAGACCAATTCGCCGGTCTGGCAGGTCCCGATCGAACTATGGTCCATGTCGGGCTTGCCGATGACGCAGAATCCGTTCTGGTTCGAGCCCATCGAAAACGGCGTGCGCGCCTATTTCATGCCCGACGACGACAAGTCGAATCTGTTCATCTACGAGGCGCTGACTTCTTGA
- a CDS encoding HlyC/CorC family transporter yields the protein MDELLVDNRLAALIVAGCLAVSASLSAIETSINVASRTRMLALEKAGDGRAAIVNRLAESRDRLTGAMMVGKTLVNIAAAAFVTWLMEPKYGFAGFGLAVVAMAILIIIFAEAAPRSLASARADALALRLARTAATLVAMLGPVFACIEFAVRSAFRLVGVRTDRALTAANAHEEIKGAIDLLHKEGGVVKSDRDMIGGLLDLHDLAVSDVMVHRTKMRAIDADQPPETIVREVLASPYTRMPLWRESPENIIGLLHAKDVLRALDAAQGDPAGIDLKAVTIAPWFVPDTTALHDQLRAFLQKKTHFAFVIDEYGVVMGLVTLEDVLEEIVGDIKDEHDVATGGVRPQRDGGVIVEGSTPIRDVNRAMDWSLPDDGPTTIAGLVIQEARMIPDASQVFTFHGFRFAVLRKHRNRITALRINPLPPPVSEQA from the coding sequence ATGGATGAGCTTCTTGTCGATAACCGCCTCGCGGCGCTGATCGTCGCGGGCTGTCTTGCCGTTTCGGCGTCGCTGTCGGCGATCGAGACCTCGATCAACGTGGCGTCGCGCACGCGCATGCTCGCGCTCGAAAAAGCCGGCGACGGGCGCGCCGCAATCGTCAACCGTCTCGCCGAATCCCGCGACCGGCTGACCGGCGCGATGATGGTCGGCAAGACGCTGGTGAACATCGCCGCCGCCGCTTTCGTGACCTGGCTGATGGAGCCGAAATACGGCTTCGCCGGCTTCGGCCTTGCGGTCGTGGCGATGGCGATCCTGATCATCATCTTCGCCGAAGCGGCGCCGCGCTCGCTCGCAAGCGCCCGGGCCGACGCTCTGGCGCTGCGGCTCGCCCGAACAGCGGCGACGCTTGTCGCCATGCTCGGCCCCGTCTTCGCCTGCATCGAATTCGCCGTGCGCAGCGCCTTCCGGCTCGTCGGCGTGCGCACCGACCGCGCGCTCACCGCCGCCAACGCGCATGAGGAAATCAAGGGCGCGATCGACCTGCTGCACAAGGAAGGCGGCGTGGTGAAGTCGGACCGCGACATGATCGGCGGCCTGCTCGACCTGCACGATCTCGCCGTGTCCGACGTGATGGTTCATCGCACGAAGATGCGCGCCATCGACGCCGATCAGCCGCCTGAGACGATCGTGCGCGAGGTGCTGGCCTCGCCCTACACGCGCATGCCGCTCTGGCGCGAGAGCCCGGAGAACATCATCGGCCTCCTGCATGCGAAGGACGTGCTGCGCGCGCTTGATGCGGCGCAAGGCGATCCCGCCGGGATTGATCTGAAAGCCGTCACCATCGCGCCCTGGTTCGTGCCTGATACGACCGCCCTGCACGACCAGCTTCGCGCTTTCCTCCAGAAGAAGACGCATTTCGCCTTCGTCATCGACGAATACGGCGTGGTGATGGGTCTCGTCACACTCGAAGACGTGCTTGAGGAGATCGTCGGCGACATCAAGGATGAGCATGACGTGGCGACCGGCGGCGTCAGACCGCAGCGCGATGGCGGCGTCATCGTCGAGGGCTCGACGCCGATCCGCGACGTCAACAGGGCCATGGACTGGAGCCTGCCTGACGACGGACCGACGACCATCGCCGGTCTGGTGATCCAGGAAGCGCGCATGATCCCGGACGCCAGCCAGGTCTTCACTTTCCACGGCTTTCGTTTCGCCGTGCTGCGCAAACACCGCAACCGCATCACGGCGCTCAGAATCAATCCACTGCCGCCGCCGGTCAGCGAGCAGGCCTGA
- a CDS encoding transporter substrate-binding domain-containing protein: MLSLRSTALAALTTVSITAAPQARAQGAAASQLDAIQQRGVLTVCTTGDYKPFTFYKAEGDLFEGVDIELAKSLAKAIGVEAKFVKTSWSNLMADFTSSKCDVAMGGISVTLDRQKRAFFSQPYLVNGKAPIARCADKDKFKSIADIDKPGVTVIVNPGGTNERFARGAFKTAKVEVFPDNVTIFDQVLQGKADVMVTESIETKVQEKLRPGLCAINPDQPLQYGELGYLLPRGDVVLKSFVDQWLHLAKESGEMQKAFDQFVK; the protein is encoded by the coding sequence ATGCTTTCGCTCCGCTCCACCGCCCTCGCCGCCTTGACGACGGTTTCGATTACGGCTGCGCCGCAGGCGCGCGCGCAAGGCGCGGCCGCCAGCCAGCTCGATGCGATCCAGCAGCGCGGCGTTCTCACAGTCTGCACCACCGGCGACTACAAGCCCTTCACCTTCTACAAGGCCGAGGGCGACCTATTTGAGGGCGTCGATATCGAGCTCGCAAAGTCGCTGGCGAAGGCGATCGGCGTCGAGGCGAAATTCGTCAAGACGAGCTGGTCGAACCTGATGGCGGACTTTACCTCCAGCAAATGCGACGTCGCCATGGGCGGCATTTCCGTCACGCTGGATCGCCAGAAGCGCGCTTTCTTCAGCCAACCCTATCTCGTCAACGGCAAGGCGCCGATCGCGCGCTGCGCCGACAAGGACAAGTTCAAATCGATCGCCGATATCGACAAGCCGGGCGTGACCGTCATCGTCAATCCCGGCGGGACCAATGAGCGCTTCGCGCGCGGCGCCTTCAAGACGGCGAAGGTCGAGGTCTTTCCCGACAATGTCACGATCTTCGACCAGGTGCTGCAAGGCAAGGCCGACGTCATGGTGACGGAATCGATCGAGACCAAGGTTCAGGAAAAACTGCGTCCCGGACTGTGCGCGATCAATCCCGATCAGCCGCTGCAATATGGCGAACTCGGCTATCTCCTGCCGCGAGGCGACGTGGTCCTCAAATCCTTCGTCGATCAGTGGCTGCATCTCGCCAAGGAAAGCGGCGAGATGCAGAAAGCGTTCGACCAGTTCGTGAAATAG
- a CDS encoding shikimate kinase, translating into MGMAMAEAALMTPASSIRDALGGRALVLVGMMGAGKTSLGKRLAARLNLPFRDADAEIEAAAQMTIPEIFAQHGETFFRDGERRVISRLLAEGSIILATGGGAYMNPETRAQIAARGVSVWLKADFDVLMRRVRKRSNRPLLHTTDPEETLRKLIEQRYPTYALADVTVYSRELPHETMVEEAIAAITAHLKSAPIEQPQ; encoded by the coding sequence ATGGGCATGGCCATGGCCGAAGCCGCCCTGATGACCCCAGCCTCCTCGATCCGCGACGCGCTCGGCGGCCGCGCGCTCGTGCTCGTGGGCATGATGGGGGCGGGCAAGACCTCGCTCGGCAAGCGCCTCGCCGCCCGGCTCAACCTGCCCTTCCGGGATGCGGACGCCGAGATCGAGGCGGCGGCGCAGATGACCATCCCGGAAATCTTCGCCCAGCATGGCGAAACCTTCTTCCGCGACGGCGAGCGGCGCGTGATTTCGCGACTTCTGGCCGAAGGCTCCATCATTCTGGCGACCGGCGGCGGAGCCTACATGAATCCGGAGACGCGGGCGCAGATCGCCGCCCGGGGCGTCTCCGTTTGGCTCAAAGCCGATTTCGACGTGCTGATGCGGCGCGTGCGCAAGCGCAGCAACCGGCCGCTGCTGCACACCACCGATCCCGAGGAGACTCTGCGCAAGCTGATCGAGCAGCGCTACCCCACCTACGCCCTCGCAGACGTCACGGTCTATTCCCGCGAACTGCCACACGAGACGATGGTGGAGGAGGCGATCGCCGCGATCACCGCGCATCTGAAATCCGCGCCGATCGAGCAGCCGCAATGA
- a CDS encoding motility protein A: MDIATGLGFIAGVATIITIILMGGSLGMFYDIHAVIIIGGGCLAGTMIRFPLSTMIHGFPMGLRYAFVLRKFHPHELVEQITQVADVVRKSGPMALEKMEIHDPFLAQGVRFIADGYDKDFIRDTMERDRDNFLERLHEGDKLYRAIGDAAPAWGMIGTLIGMVQMFANMEDPSKLGPFMAVALLATLYGALVGNLLCLPLADKLGLKLAEEEIARTLIIDGILQIRDSKSPALVKEMLLAYLPDHYRQELAAA, translated from the coding sequence ATGGATATCGCAACCGGGCTTGGGTTCATCGCCGGCGTCGCCACGATCATCACCATCATCCTGATGGGCGGCAGCCTTGGCATGTTCTACGACATCCATGCGGTCATCATTATCGGCGGCGGCTGCCTCGCCGGCACGATGATCCGCTTTCCCCTGTCGACGATGATCCATGGCTTTCCCATGGGATTGCGCTACGCGTTCGTGCTGCGAAAATTCCATCCGCACGAACTCGTCGAGCAGATCACGCAGGTCGCCGACGTCGTCCGCAAAAGCGGCCCGATGGCGCTCGAGAAGATGGAAATCCACGATCCGTTCCTGGCGCAGGGCGTCCGCTTCATCGCCGATGGTTACGACAAGGACTTCATCCGCGACACGATGGAGCGCGATCGCGACAATTTTCTCGAACGGCTGCATGAGGGCGACAAGCTCTATCGCGCCATCGGCGACGCGGCTCCGGCCTGGGGCATGATCGGCACGCTGATTGGCATGGTGCAGATGTTCGCCAATATGGAGGACCCGTCGAAGCTTGGCCCCTTCATGGCGGTGGCGCTGCTGGCCACGCTCTACGGGGCGCTGGTCGGCAATCTTCTCTGCCTCCCGCTGGCCGACAAGCTCGGCCTGAAGCTCGCCGAGGAAGAGATCGCGCGCACCCTCATCATCGACGGCATTCTGCAGATCCGCGACTCCAAGAGCCCCGCTCTCGTCAAGGAGATGCTGCTCGCCTATCTGCCCGATCATTATCGCCAGGAGCTTGCGGCCGCTTGA